TTTTCCGACTTGCGGAAATATACCAGGAAGTATTTTCGCTTTTGTTCGAAGACACAGTAGCACAGATAGATGATGTTATGGAGGAGGTAAGTTTACCCTGGTAAATAGATCTAGAGAAAATATACGTTCACCTAAATTGGATTATATCGCGGACGAATGCTTTAGCAAATAGGGGAAAAACAGACGCATATAAACGTGCATCCAATGACCtgtataatttaacaatatcTATGCAAGCATTTCCTGGCATGTTATGACTAAGTCTTTCAACTCAATTACGAAACTACATTGTTACAAGATAGTGATAGCGTTGCGTacggaaatacatgtacaggtaaggaaGTCGTTTTGTAACTTAGGTTATCCATGGTATATTCTCGACCAGATTGACAGGTATTCGATTTACCAATTTACTATTAaacatacaatttttttaaattatcttATTAGCAAAATCGAAATAACATTTACTGTCTACGCCACTTTTCAGATTAGAACCAAAATCTTAAAGCTTCACTACCATGACGTTTTGATATTACATTAGCCGAGTATGATTATTGTAGAGTCaaccttgtttttttttcgaactCTGATAACCCTTCTTGGAAGTCAACATTCAGTTCGGACGGTAAGATTCTATGGAAAATATACTCGGATACACTGGATATCTCGAAGATTTCTTTTTGTCCTATTTACTTCGAGATAAAGAAGTTTGgctgtatttaaaaaaatggaaGTAAAGTTACGATGTATTTAAATTGATGCTAAGAAAATGATCAAGCTTCTAGCTGTGAATGaccaaaaataaatgtttactaTTATATCAAATGGTATCAAACAGTCTGATATAACGTTTATCCTTATACATTAATTGAAACCGTATACTTACCGCAATTCCCCATTTCAATAGGATTATACACATGTCTATGAATTGAAGGGCGGCTAGCATAGTTGGTGTTAAAATCATATGTCGGAAGCAGAGTACTTAAAACATTATGTAATGTTACCCATGGACTATCGTGTCATTATACTCGAACATAACCAGTGAGAAGAGGTTTAATTATAGATTGTTTAAGAATCCGGATATAGTCATTAGATTAAAATGTTTCATcatatttgaataatgaatCGGCGTAATATCCACGCCCAGTTCATCATCTAACTTATCATtctatatctttatttttagGTCTGTGTTCATGTTCAGAAGACATTATGGATGAACGCGAACCCCTAATAAGTGTTCCCGCCAACAGATACCGACCACGTCATCTGTTTATCACTGTGACGCTTCTCCTGCTTTCTCTCGCATTTGAACTGTACGGACTGTTCATAACACAGTATGTTTACGAAAGCACTGCTACAAGACTATATCCGAACTCCACAACGTTCAAAGACAGACATGCGTCAATGTGTAGTGTTAACAAGACCTCCGAGAGTTTCCGAGAGAGGACGGTAGTGCAGCAGACGACAACTAAATgggacatgtacaagtctatcGCGGAGGCTGTGCCAGCAATCCTCACGAGTAGTGTTCTTGGTTCGTTGAGTGACAGGTATGGACGTAGAAAGGTTCTGGTGGTTAATCTCTCTGTGATATTTCTAGGCTTTCTGTTTACAACTATCGGAGTTAAGTGTTCATTTAATATTTACCTCTTTGTACTTTTTGCCGCCATTAACAATATGGCCGGAGGTATCTATGGCGCATTGTCCATTGGTTTTGCATACGTTTCAGATATAACTGATTCAGGGAAGCCCAGGAGTTTGTTTATCACCTTGTTAGAGGCTTCCATTGGACTTGGAATGACCGTGTCCGGACTAATCTCCGGATATATTATCGAGAAGTTTGGTTACTTTTATACCAGTTTGTGTTCGTGTTTGCTGTTATTTGTTGGATTACTTGTCGTACTGTTTCTTCTGCCAGAATCTCTTCCCAACATGGCGGACTCCACCGGAAATACCACCGTACAGTCTCACACAGCCGCCACTACCGTCAGTAGCAACAGCACAGACGCCATTGGCAGGGAAAATAACACAGATAATGTTGACAGAAGAAAAAACTGTGCGGCAAAAACATGTAACACAGTCAAGGCGTCGTTTGAATTCTACTTCCGGTCGTCTGATAAAAGATTTGTATACATCGTGTGCGGCATCATTTTTGTGTTGGCGTGCTTTTCCAGACTAGGAAAGGGCAGAATTGAGATATTATATGCACTTAACGCCCCGTTTTGTTGGTCTCCAGTTAAGATAGGACATTTTACATCTATATCAGTGGCATCTAGTATGGTTGTCGGCATAGCAGCCATCAAACTACTACAACGATTCTTTGTGGAGGAAGTCATTGCCATTTTGAGTGCCATATCTAATACTACATCTTGTATATTAGAAGCGTTTGCATTCAACGACCTGACCCTTTTCTTAGGTAAGTTATATGTCTTGATTGTTTGTTTCTTTGCTGGTTTTATCGCTCCGTGAACAGCCGCGGTCATTTTGAGGCGAGATCTTCTTgaagtagctggtggctacctcactgaacaacatgcgGGAAGCCTGTGGCATTCCATCCAAATCAATaaaggtaaagtgtcttgctcaagtacacaaccacgacagcacagatcGGCCCGTTTCTTGGCTacccgagaaacacaaacggACACGAGTAAGGAGCGTCGAAACCACGCGCTCCGGATCTTTCccctgagattacgtggcctTCGCTCTAGCCGAATGAGCTATCGCGGCCTCGTTATGGGTTTGGAGGATACCATAAACATTTGCATATTGACGTCCTTTCGGTACACCTATCTTTGTTCTTGTCATCCGTACAAATCCATATGTTGATGATATTTAACCCTTGTTTCATCGAATTAGAATTAAGCCTGTGTTTGAATGTCGGGGTTTCTCTGAACTTTCTCACGATACGACTCCTgatatgatgtatgtatatctgttaCAGTTCCTTTGTTAGCCGTgttatgatgtatgtatatctgttaCAGTTCCTTTGTTAGCCGTgttatggtgtatgtatatctGTTACAGTTCCTTTGTTAGCCGTgttatggtgtatgtatatctGTTACAGTTCCTTTGTTTGTCGTgttatggtgtatgtatatctGTTACAGTTCCTTTGTTAGCCGTgttatggtgtatgtatatctGTTACAGTTCCTTTGTTAGCCGTgttatgatgtatgtatatctgttaCAGTTCCTTTGTTAGCCGTgttatggtgtatgtatatctGTTACAGTTCCTTTGTTAGCCCCgttatgatgtatgtatatctgttaCAGTTCCTTTGTTAGCCGTgttatggtgtatgtatatctGTTACAGTTCCTTTGTTAGCCCcgttatgatgtatatatatctgttacagTTCCTTTGTTAGCCGTGTTATGATGTATGTGTATCTGTTACAGTTCCTTTGTTAGCCGTgttatgatgtatgtatatctgttaCAGTTCCTTTGTTAGCCGTGTTATGGTGTATGTGTATCTGTTACAGTTCCTTTGTTAGCCGTgttatggtgtatgtatatctGTTACAGTTCCTTTGTTAGCCGTgttatggtgtatgtatatctGTTACAGTTCCTTTGTTAGCCGTGttatggtgtatatatatctgttacagTTCCTTTGTTAGCcgtgttataatgtatgtgtatctGTTACAGTTCCTTTGTTAGCCGTgttatgatgtatgtatatctgttaCAGTTCCTTTGTTAGCCGTGTTATGATGTATGTGTATCTGTTACAGTTCCTTTGTTAGCCGTGTTATGGTGTATGTGTATCTGTTACAGTTCCTTTGTTAGCCGTgttatgatgtatgtatatatgttacagttcCTTTGTTAGCCGTATTATGGTGTATGTGTATCTGTTACAGTTCCTTTGTTAGCCGTgttatggtgtatgtatatctGTTACAGTTCCTTTGTTAGCCGTgttatgatgtatgtatatctgttaCAGTTCCTTTGTTAGCCCCgttatggtgtatgtatatctGTTACAGTTCCTTTGTTAGCCGTgttatgatgtatgtatatttgttacaGTTCCTTTGTTAGCCGTGTTATGGTGTATGT
This DNA window, taken from Pecten maximus chromosome 3, xPecMax1.1, whole genome shotgun sequence, encodes the following:
- the LOC117322626 gene encoding solute carrier family 46 member 3-like, translated to MDEREPLISVPANRYRPRHLFITVTLLLLSLAFELYGLFITQYVYESTATRLYPNSTTFKDRHASMCSVNKTSESFRERTVVQQTTTKWDMYKSIAEAVPAILTSSVLGSLSDRYGRRKVLVVNLSVIFLGFLFTTIGVKCSFNIYLFVLFAAINNMAGGIYGALSIGFAYVSDITDSGKPRSLFITLLEASIGLGMTVSGLISGYIIEKFGYFYTSLCSCLLLFVGLLVVLFLLPESLPNMADSTGNTTVQSHTAATTVSSNSTDAIGRENNTDNVDRRKNCAAKTCNTVKASFEFYFRSSDKRFVYIVCGIIFVLACFSRLGKGRIEILYALNAPFCWSPVKIGHFTSISVASSMVVGIAAIKLLQRFFVEEVIAILSAISNTTSCILEAFAFNDLTLFLVPLLAVFGVLTIPMMRAILSKMTPPHKQGALFAGIAAMEICVSLTINVVVKIVYMNTIETFRGTAFLMYAGFSLLSIGLLVIYRCMKTRGRAW